From the genome of Carassius gibelio isolate Cgi1373 ecotype wild population from Czech Republic chromosome A16, carGib1.2-hapl.c, whole genome shotgun sequence, one region includes:
- the LOC128030834 gene encoding kell blood group glycoprotein homolog isoform X2 has protein sequence MDENPAVGQEMVTTPEEQPQPHPLVCNKYRRILLVGFAFSLFAAALGLGVYSHLQKTADPWTSQWKSAGPPCLSPACLRASQLFSVAMDPFSHPCDYFLFACGTGGSYASEESHSIKRVFNEDNTELDKKREARTGGIVRMRRETDFQGESDGRQVKFPDRKSALLKTIKEILEAPEEGVSGNAAEQKAKKYFKTCMDAESPEKVGSKPFLTLIEQLGGWAVSKGMNRTDFNSTLALLMGQYSTFPFFSVYAGSDSGEEQAASSQHYIQIDEPYFQFPIDWNSKTQKSKASTRYLRPFYMSCGQYLALLGVPSNETTQHCGLYISLSTTLALGTSPLSYRLSQKLLYHRITIQELQTLAPAIDWLACLQATFQPLPINQSDLVLVHNLPYIMQMSQTISKWQIQHEMMGTRPLHTYMIFSLLHTLIPALDSRFFQTMRNFSIATGDTQEEIPRWLRCIQQTERGFDALLSHAIKERHAQNEAEELIHDVYLSLKKKLTGLSWRDDRSSAFILNKTKSLNPRLSTKTNNLSHAELNHLYAEVVLSEEDFFSNYLQMLALEQKSRSRLLSHGTQTEGLSITPSISGNDIIIPVGMFVSPFFHSSYPSPHAGQQSRVREHVHMDSLSECDQGSRTGRHILSFPL, from the exons aTGGACGAGAACCCAGCTGTTGGTCAG GAAATGGTCACAACGCCAGAGGAACAGCCTCAACCACATCCATTGGTCTGCAACAAGTACCGCAGGATCCTATTGGTTGGTTTTGCCTTTTCTCTCTTCGCAGCTGCGTTAGGTTTGGGAGTCTATTCCCACCTGCAAAAGACTGCAGACCCCTGGACGTCACAATGGAAATCAG CTGGTCCTCCTTGCCTTTCTCCCGCCTGTCTAAGAGCATCACAGCTTTTTTCTGTTGCCATGGATCCCTTTTCTCACCCCTGTGACTACTTCCTGTTTGCCTGTGGGACAGGTGGATCTTACGCCAGCGAAGAGAGCCACAGTATCAAGAGGGTCTTCAATGAAGACAACACAGAACTAGACAAAAAAAGAGAAGCGAGGACAGGAGGAATAGTGAGGATGAGAAGAGAGACCGATTTCCAAGGAGAAAGTGATGGGCGTCAAGTCAAATTTCCAGACAGAAAGTCTGCTTTACTGAAAACTATTAAGGAAATACTAG AGGCTCCTGAGGAGGGCGTTTCTGGGAATGCTGCAGAACAGAAAGCAAAGAAATACTTCAAAACCTGCATGGATGCAGAATCTCCAGAGAAAGTGGGCTCAAAACCCTTCCTCACATTAATCGAGCAG ttaggTGGCTGGGCAGTCTCAAAAGGGATGAATCGGACAGATTTTAACTCTACCCTCGCCCTGCTAATGGGCCAGTACTCCACATTTCCTTTCTTCAGTGTGTATGCAgggtcagactctggtgaagAGCAAGCGGCTTCCAGTCAACACTACATACAG ATTGATGAGCCATATTTTCAATTTCCTATTGACTGGAATAGCAAGACACAGAAATCCAAAGCTAGTACTCGG TATTTGCGCCCATTCTACATGTCTTGTGGTCAGTACTTGGCTCTCTTGGGTGTACCCTCCAATGAAACCACTCAGCACTGCGGTCTTTACATATCTCTGTCCACAACTCTGGCTCTGGGCACGTCCCCTCTCAGCTACCGCCTCAGTCAGAAGTTACTCTACCACAGAATTACCATCCAAGAGCTACAG actctggctccagCCATTGATTGGCTTGCTTGCCTACAAGCCACATTTCAGCCTCTTCCTATCAACCAATCAGATCTTGTTTTAGTCCACAATCTCCCGTACATTATGCAAATGTCCCAGACAATCAGTAAATGGCAAATCCAGCATGAGATGATGGGCAC CCGTCCACTTCATACATACATGATCTTTAGTCTTTTGCACACACTCATTCCCGCTCTGGACTCGAGGTTCTTCCAAACAATGAGAAACTTTTCCATCGCAACTGGAGACACACAAGAG GAGATCCCACGCTGGTTGCGATGCATTCAGCAGACGGAGCGAGGGTTTGACGCTCTACTCAGTCATGCAATTAAAGAAAGACACGCACAGAACGAG GCTGAGGAGCTGATTCATGATGTTTATTTGTCCCTCAAGAAGAAACTAACAGGTTTGAGCTGGAGGGACGACAGATCATCAGCCTTTATTTTGAATAAG ACTAAATCTCTTAATCCAAGACTCTCCACTAAAACAAATAACCTCAGTCATGCAGAACTCAACCATCTCTATGCAGAG GTGGTTTTGAGCGAGGAGGATTTTTTCTCCAACTATCTGCAGATGCTGGCGCTGGAGCAGAAGAGCAGGAGCAGACTGCTCTCACACGGCACACAGACTGAAGG TTTGTCTATCACTCCATCCATCTCTggtaatgacatcatcatccctGTTGGAATGTTCGTGTCGCCCTTCTTCCATTCCTCATATCCCAG TCCACATGCAGGCCAACAATCCAGGGTCCGAGAGCATGTGCATATGGACTCATTATCTGAGTGTGACCAAGGATCCAGGACGGGTCGGCACATTCTCTCTTTCCCCCTTTGA
- the LOC128030834 gene encoding kell blood group glycoprotein homolog isoform X1 yields the protein MDENPAVGQEMVTTPEEQPQPHPLVCNKYRRILLVGFAFSLFAAALGLGVYSHLQKTADPWTSQWKSAGPPCLSPACLRASQLFSVAMDPFSHPCDYFLFACGTGGSYASEESHSIKRVFNEDNTELDKKREARTGGIVRMRRETDFQGESDGRQVKFPDRKSALLKTIKEILEAPEEGVSGNAAEQKAKKYFKTCMDAESPEKVGSKPFLTLIEQLGGWAVSKGMNRTDFNSTLALLMGQYSTFPFFSVYAGSDSGEEQAASSQHYIQIDEPYFQFPIDWNSKTQKSKASTRYLRPFYMSCGQYLALLGVPSNETTQHCGLYISLSTTLALGTSPLSYRLSQKLLYHRITIQELQTLAPAIDWLACLQATFQPLPINQSDLVLVHNLPYIMQMSQTISKWQIQHEMMGTRPLHTYMIFSLLHTLIPALDSRFFQTMRNFSIATGDTQEEIPRWLRCIQQTERGFDALLSHAIKERHAQNEAEELIHDVYLSLKKKLTGLSWRDDRSSAFILNKTKSLNPRLSTKTNNLSHAELNHLYAEVVLSEEDFFSNYLQMLALEQKSRSRLLSHGTQTEGLSITPSISGNDIIIPVGMFVSPFFHSSYPRALNYGTLGSLMAKDLLHLLLPDIHMQANNPGSESMCIWTHYLSVTKDPGRVGTFSLSPFEQQEVWVQYTALQVALDAYKMSFTRHPEDSSLSGLSYIHLFLSSFTKVSCDADSYHEFMPFEPSFLVTVLCSNSSFCPKPLTCVNKSQSFPREMCQSRTLH from the exons aTGGACGAGAACCCAGCTGTTGGTCAG GAAATGGTCACAACGCCAGAGGAACAGCCTCAACCACATCCATTGGTCTGCAACAAGTACCGCAGGATCCTATTGGTTGGTTTTGCCTTTTCTCTCTTCGCAGCTGCGTTAGGTTTGGGAGTCTATTCCCACCTGCAAAAGACTGCAGACCCCTGGACGTCACAATGGAAATCAG CTGGTCCTCCTTGCCTTTCTCCCGCCTGTCTAAGAGCATCACAGCTTTTTTCTGTTGCCATGGATCCCTTTTCTCACCCCTGTGACTACTTCCTGTTTGCCTGTGGGACAGGTGGATCTTACGCCAGCGAAGAGAGCCACAGTATCAAGAGGGTCTTCAATGAAGACAACACAGAACTAGACAAAAAAAGAGAAGCGAGGACAGGAGGAATAGTGAGGATGAGAAGAGAGACCGATTTCCAAGGAGAAAGTGATGGGCGTCAAGTCAAATTTCCAGACAGAAAGTCTGCTTTACTGAAAACTATTAAGGAAATACTAG AGGCTCCTGAGGAGGGCGTTTCTGGGAATGCTGCAGAACAGAAAGCAAAGAAATACTTCAAAACCTGCATGGATGCAGAATCTCCAGAGAAAGTGGGCTCAAAACCCTTCCTCACATTAATCGAGCAG ttaggTGGCTGGGCAGTCTCAAAAGGGATGAATCGGACAGATTTTAACTCTACCCTCGCCCTGCTAATGGGCCAGTACTCCACATTTCCTTTCTTCAGTGTGTATGCAgggtcagactctggtgaagAGCAAGCGGCTTCCAGTCAACACTACATACAG ATTGATGAGCCATATTTTCAATTTCCTATTGACTGGAATAGCAAGACACAGAAATCCAAAGCTAGTACTCGG TATTTGCGCCCATTCTACATGTCTTGTGGTCAGTACTTGGCTCTCTTGGGTGTACCCTCCAATGAAACCACTCAGCACTGCGGTCTTTACATATCTCTGTCCACAACTCTGGCTCTGGGCACGTCCCCTCTCAGCTACCGCCTCAGTCAGAAGTTACTCTACCACAGAATTACCATCCAAGAGCTACAG actctggctccagCCATTGATTGGCTTGCTTGCCTACAAGCCACATTTCAGCCTCTTCCTATCAACCAATCAGATCTTGTTTTAGTCCACAATCTCCCGTACATTATGCAAATGTCCCAGACAATCAGTAAATGGCAAATCCAGCATGAGATGATGGGCAC CCGTCCACTTCATACATACATGATCTTTAGTCTTTTGCACACACTCATTCCCGCTCTGGACTCGAGGTTCTTCCAAACAATGAGAAACTTTTCCATCGCAACTGGAGACACACAAGAG GAGATCCCACGCTGGTTGCGATGCATTCAGCAGACGGAGCGAGGGTTTGACGCTCTACTCAGTCATGCAATTAAAGAAAGACACGCACAGAACGAG GCTGAGGAGCTGATTCATGATGTTTATTTGTCCCTCAAGAAGAAACTAACAGGTTTGAGCTGGAGGGACGACAGATCATCAGCCTTTATTTTGAATAAG ACTAAATCTCTTAATCCAAGACTCTCCACTAAAACAAATAACCTCAGTCATGCAGAACTCAACCATCTCTATGCAGAG GTGGTTTTGAGCGAGGAGGATTTTTTCTCCAACTATCTGCAGATGCTGGCGCTGGAGCAGAAGAGCAGGAGCAGACTGCTCTCACACGGCACACAGACTGAAGG TTTGTCTATCACTCCATCCATCTCTggtaatgacatcatcatccctGTTGGAATGTTCGTGTCGCCCTTCTTCCATTCCTCATATCCCAG GGCACTGAATTATGGCACACTGGGATCTCTGATGGCTAAAGATCTTCTCCACCTTCTGCTCCCTGATA TCCACATGCAGGCCAACAATCCAGGGTCCGAGAGCATGTGCATATGGACTCATTATCTGAGTGTGACCAAGGATCCAGGACGGGTCGGCACATTCTCTCTTTCCCCCTTTGAACAGCAGGAGGTTTGGGTGCAGTACACTGCTCTACAAGTGGCGCTGGAT GCCTATAAGATGAGTTTCACAAGGCATCCGGAAGACTCATCTCTATCAGGCCTCTCTTACATTCACCTGTTCCTCTCTTCCTTTACAAAG GTATCGTGTGATGCTGACTCCTATCATGAGTTCATGCCCTTTGAACCTTCCTTCCTGGTGACAGTCCTGTGTTCAAACTCCAGCTTCTGCCCCAAACCGCTGACCTGTGTGAATAAATCTCAGAGTTTTCCTCGAGAGATGTGTCAGAGTCGGACGCTGCACTGA